GTCATTCTCATACCTATCCATATAACGTAGAACGTATTTTGTATAAAGTCCACTATATTCCATAAATCTGATACATACTCGATTAATCCGTCTGACCATAATGATCTTATTTCTCCGATCACTAAACCTACGgtatttataaaagtaacaattaaTTTGTGCTTATTGCCAAATGTATTCCTATAAATTATGTATCTTCATTATATAAATCACCATTTTTcctgatattttctttttttcaaatcaaaataaaattgatttacttATTACGTAGATAATAACGCCAGATTCAACAAAACCCGGAATGCAACCTCGCTCTCGTCTCTTCCATCCAGCAAGTATTTCTCGCATCCATACATTAccaaataattcaataaccAAATATTCAATCCGTTGAGATGCCATTCCGAGTAACACTGTAATTTATATCGACTTTTTCCTTATAAAACGTGTAcgcgataaaaagagaattaaaatatttacttactgAGAAAAAAAGCGTAAGATGAAGAATGACAAATAAACTTAACAAATGGTTTTTTCATAAACAAACCCATTTGTGAAGTAGGAGAGATCATATAAATTGTACTATACACAGGAAACATAGCACCGAGTTTTCCAACTTCGATTAGTTGACCGatcatactttttcttctgAAACCAGGTAGACCATCGTACCAAATAGCTGCTAATAATTGTTGTACGTTCGGATGAGCTACGAACTGAAGAGCAAGAAAAATTAATCAGTATAAGATTTCTTTGAAACATTTTTGGAAAAAATGCACAATATTCAAAATATGTgagtatttattaaatgaattctCTGGAAGGATGAGTCCTTTATGGTAGGCAACACCTTGCAAGTATAAAACATgcatgtataaaagaaaatatatttagggGCTACTTCTGAGATGATGTTCAAATTTTCGggaatgatgaagaagaacaCAAGCAtcaatatcatataaaatacgCTACGTATAATCTTATAATCtacataaacgtatatatcttatcctggtataatataatgtaataagatAGTAGATAATACtctaatataaacaattatgtTTTCTTATTCCATTTTGGCTGACGTGGTTTTGCCCAATAACTTTTGACTAAGGTATTTTCGGACCTAGATAtcttatttgatattaatgtttatGTCTTTCTTCATCATCCctaaaaatttcaaacattAATCCGGAAAAACTCTATGTATACGTTTACCTGCTTTTGCTTATATTTTATAGCTAGTTTTAGTCTTTCTAAAGTTTGTCGTTCTCCGGGTTCCCAATTATCTCCAGTAGGATTATAGTTAAGCATAATCTCTAATTCGTATGACGTACGTGCATGATCCAATAATGCAGTTGCAAAATGTTGCGTTTGCTCTCGCATTtcctgaaaatatattaaaatatttaaacaaatcaaatttattcgaaCAGAATTGAAAAACAGaatagttgaaaaaaaaattacattatacTCAAATCGGAATTCTTGTTCCATTCGACTGAGACGACGTAATTCCCATGAAAGTTCAAAAGCCGTTAAAAGAGGATCTCTCGAAGATAGAGCGATAAGAGACGGTGATGTTAAGGCTCTGTATGCGTTTATACGAGATTGTGAATGCCGAAGAGAGTCTTCCTCGCTCGAAATAACGCACTCGTCACAGCCACATCTAGTAAGTCGTAGAGCAATcacattaaaaaaaacattagatataaaaatcttatagTAAAGATTTatctatcattaaaaaaaagtaacctGGCATCGTGAGGTGTAGGAAGTGTCGCTCCTCGATCCAAAAGTATTTTCagaatttcataattatttttatgtgcTGCCAATACTAGCGGAGTTATGTCAGGAGTGAAATTAGATGAAGATCTATCTACGGCTTCCCAACtctaaaagaaatatcaatcttgatttatatttcaaatatgttACAAATTTGATTTAACTCGTTCTTGAACTTACGTAAGGTTGGCCTACAACATGGATTTTTTCTTCCCATTCTAATAAAATCTCCACGGCTTCCACATATTCTTCTTTGATGGCGTGTAAAAGTGCATCCtgtaatttaattcaatttctgtaattaatgcaaaatataattattgctaAAAGTGTacgaaaagatatttaattttttattattataaccttCACTTGTATTCCTAATTCCAGGAGCAATTTAATAAgctcaatattttcattttcgatgGCTGCTATTAAAGCTGATCGATTTAATGGATCCACAcaatttatattcaaaatatctggattatccttattttcttctaataacctatttaatatgattctcattattgattttttttattattgtaattacgaacatttgattatttttctatacctTTTGACAGTTGCACAATCACCTCTTTCCGCACTCAATAGAAAGTGCTTTTCGACGGGTCCGAGAACATAATCAGGCGGTGGATTTAGCGATTGTACGGAGGGTGCTCTGGCTTCATTGCTAAGAAGATCCTGCTGTGATTCAGATGGATTCATACTTCACGTTCTGCAAGCGTTTCGTCAAAACATAACAGGATTCATTCGGGATCGTCGCTTCCTTGGCGATTGTTTATCttgcgattttttttttactttttttcttttttaaatctattagAACTGAAAAAATAGTTATCACCGAACTATCGAATCAGTATGTATTCTTACAGGCactttaaacaatttttacacTCAACGATACGAATTCGTTATCGATGACGAAATATTACTTAAACTCTTTTTATTCGATGCACcttgttataaaaattttattgatccATGGGGACGTATTAAAACGATAACATACGAGGCAACACTTATGAAATGTACTGGTACAGTAAAAGCACGCTGAAGCTTACCGAAACCTTACATCGTTCAGCAGGTGGGGATCTCGACAGCGGATTAAGTACAGATATATAGAATGCAAAAGAAACACGTGTTTCTGATACTGATTTCTACCATTTCACGacataatcatttatatatgtttctgATCCGTGTTATATACTTCAGTAGATACAGATCGTAAAACTTATTTTTAGGATTAATGGAAAACTGGATCGGAAGAGgataaaacgattaatttaATCCAAGGTCTTCGAATGAATTCGTTTCAATGAAGCTTCAACGTAATAACCatttaaaaaagtttaatttttccaatttGCTCTTTCAATCAATGtgaattcatataatttttttttcgaaagaactttcagatatcttttattattttattcaacatggattatttaaaacaatacaaaatatttgcaCGTATAAGTTTTATCCATGACATTTTTGAAGAGTACacgatttttttatctaaatccaaattttctctctttttctgtttctttgtCAATTTAAACATCAGAAAGGTAGGCggataattattctttttttctcttctttttaattatctagaaaatatttaatttcgaacTTAACCCTAtgatatcaattaaattaatttggaAAACATACACTCATACCATTCgtagtaataatttattcgtgCTCGCCTTTGGAATAACTGCCTTCTCCcaaactttcttttctttccaccAAATTCGCTGATATTCATTCGACAATAGTAACTCGATGCACGGGCGTCTCTCTCTACGAAAATgtaatctaattatatatttctttcgggCGTGGTTTTGAAATCAAGATCATCAAGATGAATTTGCATAAGCGTTCGAGCGTTGTGTCACATTTCGTTCTTGCTCAacacaattataaataattatacataaatatgcaTGCTGTGT
The genomic region above belongs to Vespa crabro chromosome 2, iyVesCrab1.2, whole genome shotgun sequence and contains:
- the LOC124422206 gene encoding transient receptor potential protein-like isoform X3; protein product: MNPSESQQDLLSNEARAPSVQSLNPPPDYVLGPVEKHFLLSAERGDCATVKRLLEENKDNPDILNINCVDPLNRSALIAAIENENIELIKLLLELGIQVKDALLHAIKEEYVEAVEILLEWEEKIHVVGQPYSWEAVDRSSSNFTPDITPLVLAAHKNNYEILKILLDRGATLPTPHDARCGCDECVISSEEDSLRHSQSRINAYRALTSPSLIALSSRDPLLTAFELSWELRRLSRMEQEFRFEYNEMREQTQHFATALLDHARTSYELEIMLNYNPTGDNWEPGERQTLERLKLAIKYKQKQFVAHPNVQQLLAAIWYDGLPGFRRKSMIGQLIEVGKLGAMFPVYSTIYMISPTSQMGLFMKKPFVKFICHSSSYAFFLMLLGMASQRIEYLVIELFGNVWMREILAGWKRRERGCIPGFVESGVIIYVISKSILF